The sequence gaatcactttcaccttcttcatagcttggtgaactaaatctggtcctatcaaccatGCTTTGCAAAATTTTAACCACCCAGTAGGAGATCTGTGTTTTCTCCCACAAAGAGCTTCATATGcggccatttggatgctcgaatgataactattattgtaaacgaactcaatgagaggtaggtgatcatcccagtTTCGCTTGAAGTCAATctcacaagctctcaacatatcttccaaGGTCTAGATAGTATGATCTACTTGTCCATCTGTctaaggatgaaaagcagtgctcaATTTCACCTTGGAACAcaaacctttctggaaagatttccagaatTGCCCGGTAAAttatgcacctctatctgaTTAATGGAGAtcggaactccatgaagtcttaccacttcccgaaggtacaacttagcataattcTCGGCCGAGTAGGTAGTCTTTACTAGCAAGAAATGGGCTGACTTTTTCATTCTGTCaataatcacccaaatagaatcatgttgtctTCGCGATCGTGGAAaacctgtgatgaagtccatattaatcatcttcaaatttattccggaagttctatattctgagcttGATGTCCACGCCTTTGGTGTTCCACTTTCACTTTCTAACAATTCAaacacttggcaacaaactcatcAATATCTGTCTTCAttccttcccaccaatatacctctctcaaataacggtacattttggtggcacttggatgaatagaatatttgGAGCTATTAGCCTTCTCCAAGATTCTCTCTTCGAGTCCATCCACCTTAGGTACACATAATATGCCTTGGTAtttcagcacaccatctcccccccTGTTCAAAGGCCAATACTCTTTGGCTATGGAGACttgccttcaaatcaagcaaaatagggtcttggtcttgcttctctttcacctctgacacCAGGATGATTAAGCCCCATTGGTCACCACTCTGCgtccttctgtggaatccataatTCTGACTCCAGTCGTGCAAGTTTGTACACATCTTTTGCTAACTCcctctttccttctttgacatGGAAAGTACTTCCCATGGACAACCTTcttaaggcatcatcaaccacATTAGTCTTACTTGGGTGGTAAataatactcatgtcataatccttgagtaattccgACCACCTTCTCTATTAGATGTTGAGctctttttgagtgaacacatattggagactcttgtgatcagtgaatatatccaAATCAACTCCATACAAATAGTAACGCCATATTTTTAACGCAAACACTACTGCagccaattctaagtcatgagttggataactcttctcatgaacctttaaCTGTcaagaggcataagctataaccttgccattctgcattaacacacaGCCCAAGCCAACTCTTGTTGCGTCACAATAAACCACGAAtccttgagtaccctctggtaagttCAAAATCGGAGCAgtagtcaatctctttttcaactcctgaaagcttttctcacaaccttcggaccattgaaacttaactgtCTTTTGAGTTAATTTGGTCTAAGGAGAGGAGATAGAtattaaattctcttcttagcactTTATAAGTCTATGCATGAACATGTTGTTACTTGCATTTGTTGTGGAGTGCTcaaatgatgttactacccttagcttagATAAAGAATTCTCATTCGAAGACGATTGTTACCAAGggagagatattgtaacatctcgtgtTCTAGAATAAACTAAGGTTAAgctaagaaaaataagaagattcaaatttggaaataagtctggaaaattggagaatttcaaaatttcaaaagagaGTTTCGATCATTTTCAAACGGCTATAACTCCCAGCTCAGGAAGATTTTGggtgatttatttatatggATGTAACTCTCATCGGATGATCTTTCCAACGACGTCCAGTTTGTGAATTTTGaaggtcgtatgagggagatatgattTTCGGAAGTTGGATTGTTGAACAGGAAAAGTTCCAAACCCGGATttttaagggtgttttggtcttttcctaaattaattattattttcgaTTTAGGGACAATAATTTGAAGTCTAAGCTGATCTCAATCAGTTTTCACATTTAGAAAATAAGCTCGGGCTTGGAGAGAAAGGACAAAAAAGAGGAAGGCAGAAGAAGATGCAAGAACACCAATAATTCGTTCGTGGATtttgtcgggggtgatccctaaaaaggtatgtgagataatTCGGTGTTGGTTCTTTCACCCTCCCTCCAATTTGATTTACAACAATTTAGAgtgaaaattgaataaaaatcttAAAGTTCTTAATGAAAACTTTGaagttcttgttggttgaaATGTTGTTGATCCCTGTTAGTTTTAATCTATATTTTCGGACTGTTTTTGGATATAAACTATTGGATAATGAGTTATTTAGTGACCCTAAGATTTGGGGTGGAATCCATGAGATTTTGGGAAGCTTTAGAgataaaaaaggaagaagaaagttGGAAAACCCGTTGAGTAGATGCTGGGGCGCCGCGCCTCCAAAGCCCCTCAGGACAAAGTTTGTCCGTCAGGCTCTGGCGCGTTGTGCCTCTAAGATCACCTGAGGACATCCTCTGTCCGTCAGGCTCTGGCTCTCCGCGCCTCTCCGAGCGCCAGGACCCCCTGGAAACCTTGTTATTTCCTTAtattttcgtactagttcctaaccGATTTGCCCTTCATTCCTAATTGATTCTAACACTCTAGagtacatataaacatcattaaatcatccataaacatgagatcatgatccttgaatccataatccaattcaaggaaagttaagatcaaattcaaagaagttaatagccaagtctagaagttaagaaacaagtcaaagtaaagttataaagttttttaaaatctttcaGAAACAttcttcactttgttttaaatacttaaagttcaagtcaacaaagattaaagagttgagttcatttctcaaaaataagGGAATTAAgcattccctaagagttaagtttcaagtaagcaaagagtatcaagttgagttcacttctcaagagttataaggtaactaagtagtccctatgagtttaaacaaaaaaaattcaaaacttttgaGAAGGAAGGAAAACTAGACTTCTACAAAGCCTATGGATAGTTTTAATAGAAggaagaggaaactatgattacCAAGAGAGCTTTTTATATGCTAAGTTTTGAgaactaatctcaaaccactgaatcaatatgttttaaacataagagcgagtatattttttagagtagtattgagcaccgatatgagggagagttcagataactcacaggccccataaatcatgtagccaccatgggtagataAGGGTCATAGTTTTTAAATGACTCCTTTTCACAATTACttgtggatccattaggcagtttaGGTCTTATACATTTGGTCGGGAATAGGAAGTGCTGGCAGCGTGCGTTAGACCACTGTATTATCGttgtagctcttaagtgatggttgtcggtttgAGAATCTTCTATAGGtaaatgtatttttatacaCATCAGTTGTtgtaattgtattttatatacgtCTCAGACATTATTGTGtacttgtatatatacatatactcaGAGGTTTAATCATGTTTTCAATCAACATTTCCTTATATTACATTTAGTTTAACTGCGTATATCGAATAAGAGTTAGTAcatcatgagttgagcagatcCAAGGTAAGTATTCATTCTTACTCCCTTTCAAGACGAAGTTTTGTTTAGatttccaactcgcatactcatacattcaatgtgatgtcagttggcctgcatcgttcCATGATGCAGACggaggtaaccaggatcagcacgtGGCGTTTTGCTGATCCAGATTGAGctccagagtcagtggtgagcctctttgcattcCAAAGGACATCCATTTGTTTTGCTTTTAGTAGTTCAGTtttagaatgttgtggggtctatcccaacatccatcttcaGTCAatttagaggcttcgtagacaCTAGACTGCAGTTGAGAGTTTATTGTTGCTTGTTGAGACTTGAGTGTCGTCATGGCCGGATATCATAAGAAGTACTTTCCTTTAAACAAGTCTTACTTATtgtttaagttgagtttagtcttcTTCTGAGTTAAGTAATCCAGGTCAAGGGTTCGCTTGagaccaacaatggtcttcgagtgccggcAACGTCCAATGTGTAGGCTTGGGGGTTGATACAATATGAGGATGAATTCAAACAACTCATATTCCTTATAAACCATGTATTTCAACGTAGGTACATGGTCATACTTTTAGATGAATCATATGTGCCTTTGGGCAGAGTTTAGTGGATCGGCTTCGTTGAGGCATTCTATACCCCGACAAGGTATAAGATAGTTCTCGAATCATGGGAAACACAGTTTATCATCATGCAACTCATAGTGATAGTTGTCGGTTGAAGGATATCCCAATAGagttaaagtatatttttatatcacTTCTTATGTTGAGTTCATAGATGAGAAAgcattttgtaaaattttttaataatttagctTCGTTATTTCTTTACATTCAGCTTAAGGGCATTATTACCTATTCCAGTCCTTTCTTTCAATTATCTATTATTCATCTATATTACATTCTCGTACATTCAGTGTACCGATGTTATTCGACCTGCATATTTTAATTATGCAAATACAAGTTATTAGGATCATCAACAAGATTCTATTGAGATCAATTTGTCATTTCATATTCTTATGAGTGAGGCTTCCTTTCTTCCAGAGTACTTCAATTATATGAGTTGTTAGTAGTAGTTCTTATAAAGAGTCGTGGGTCCTATCCTGGCACTCATTTTTGTatagtagaggcttcatagataaaaaaaattgagagtCTTTCACTAAACTTATGTTTCATACTCAGTATATTCAATGATGTTTTGAGatatagtaaattatttttaaacatttcttttaattttatgcttatgtatgttttattttgtctATCACTTGTAGTCAGCCGAGATAGGGGTTTGCTTGAGGGCCAGCAATGGTTCTCCAATGCTgaccacgtccagggtgtaggatcatatcgtgacaaacttggtattagagcataaaaTTCAAGTGTCCTAAAGTTTCTATGAAGTCGTGTCATGCATGATCTTATTTATGGTTGTAGGGAGCCCACTTCTATTAATGAGGGACTGCAGACACTTCAGAAAAATTTTCATTCTGTCATACTCTAAATTGTGCAATGGAACTGTGTGATAACGAACTTATTCAAACTCGTGCATTTCCCAGATCCATTCGACTACCCATCATACTCAAGGTAGTTGAAAAGTAAAGCCTATATCCTTATAAATGAGTTACTCTGAGCAAAAGAATTCAGAAAGTCATGAGACTACAAATGAACTTGAAAGAACCTGTGAGAAGGCTTAACTGTTTAGATTTGAATGAATTCACTCTTATTCATATGAATCGTGTGTTCAAGCTAAAAGAAAGATGTGATCCTAGACTCTCTTCTTTAAACCTTGATTTAGTTGAGTCCCTTATGAGGAAGTACGTTTAATAAATTGGGTAGTAATTTCACATGAAATGAGAATATGAGTTATGATGTTATAAGAAATAATAGTAAAAGGTCCTGGAGTTAGAAAAATTCATGTAGAGCAATAGTATTCTAAGAAAGGAAGATAGTGATGAAGCAAATTATGTTGTTGTAGTCATTCAAGATTCCTTCCATGTTTTTCAAGATTATATTTCAAAGTAAGTCTTTCTCCAAGAATTGTACTAGGAATTAAAAGGAAACTCAAGCATTTAATTGATAACAAAAAATGGCAATCACAAGCCAAATTGCTCACATAAACTTATTGGAAAAAAACCATAAATGTTCTTCTAAGTtcacttaatattatttattacacAAAGAGGACAAAGAGGAACAAAGGTAAGGAGAAAGTATCCATAGGCCATCATGGAAAAAAAACTAGATAAATACATGAAGGAACTGCTAATTATTTCTTCACTTGCATCATCAAACTGCAAATACATAACCCGCATGATTAACTTGACGACGATTGAGCATAGCAAAATATCCTTGTCCAGAAGCAGTAAACTTGTCGCAATGTTTTCCACCTTGATCAAATGCATCATTCGCGCAATCTCTACAAAGCCATCCATCGCTGCAATCACTCTTCTTGTAGCATCTTTTCAAGCAAGTTATTATAGCACCAACCGGAATTAATTTTTGATCAATCTCTACAATATCAAGTGACATTTCGCGTGCACCCATTGCTTGCATCTTCGGTGAACGAGAAAAAGTAACTGCATATCATgacaataattaacaaatattgatAATAGAAATGCACATCAATTAATAAAACTTATAAATTGTTTAATAAGATGGAAGGTAAGATAATGAACCAGTAATTGCAGCTACGACAACAACAAAGTAAAACGCAAAGTTAAGCAAAGGACGTGCTCCGGCCATATTATGTGATGCTACTTTGATtggaaaatggaaaaaaaaaagaaaatataaaggttgaatttccttctcaacaacCGTTGTATTTATAGGAACATATTACTACACTtggttcatattttttttcatatttttaaatatatatatatatatatatatatatcactgaCCACCATTCCTATTTAagtattttctccatttttaacatattaattttacttttcacataatctaataattaaatagattaataaaatactgatgcaataaatatataatctaGCCTACATGGTAACCAGAACTGATTTTTATGATCATTCTTAATTCATCGTTAAAAAGACAATATTGAAAGAACATTATTATGTGCAAATGCCAAAACCATTtgaattgattgaaaattttcacaaaaaaaaaaatcagtgcTAAGatttgtaacatctcataactcGAAATAgccaagaataagctaagaaattaaaaataataatttttgaaagaatttggaaaatctggaaaattttctaGGTTAAGAAAGttagttttggtcattttcaaacagtTATAAATTCTAGCTCAGGATGTGTTTGAGTCAGTTATTTATATGGTTGCAAAGCACTTGGAGAGATTTTTCCAACGCCGGCGAGTTTGCACAATTTCAATatcatatgagggagatatgtccATCGGAAATTGGGCTGTTGGATTGAGGTAGGTCtcaatccggattttagtatGGTAAACTTGTCATTTCATCCAAATATTTCCTAgtttgttttaagggtttatcaGGAGCTAAAATAAACCTTAAGCCAGTTTTAGAAAACCAATTCATGGTTAGGGCTTGGAAGAAAAGGAGAGAAAGATCAAGAATCCATCAAGAACGCTAAGGTTTCGCGAGTGGTATAGACCTTCATTTGTATTCAGATTTCTTAGTCTTAATTGAGGACGAATGTAACCAAGGGCgaaatattgtaacatctcgtattcAAGAATATGGAAAAAAATGCAGTTTTCCTACATCTAGTGTGAGGACCAATGGCAGCCATTGACTAACCGTGTATTAGACCACAAATCATAGGTGTGGTCGTGTCATTGGTTACCTGACTTAGGGGTATCTAATCCCACCCACGGTCGATCTATGTGGTCTGGGGttggacctacggaccataagtCTGGCCGTAAGTGAAGGTCTACAACTAATTAGGGGAAAATTGTTTTTAGATCAACTTCAAAGGGTTTTTCTTTTagcataaaatgaattaggtggtcCATGATCTATCAAATGAAACATATTTAAACTTTCTTTCTAAATCTACAGACTTCTCTAAAAACCAAGCATGGATTAAATGTTATGCTTGTTAGTAAAGCCTTGTGGAAGTGGTTCAAATGACGACCAATAAGTACAATTCCGAAATCCAAAGGATTTCTCCGTAGATTTTGTCACTAgttatgtgggatttcactagttgttcctttcacccattaggtccttGGATTTCAGTTAGTtccttgattcttcttgtttAAACCGGGCTTATAAATAATTGAAGATTCATGGTAATTCTGTTGTTCGAGTAACCttaatcaaaatattatgttttatttgaaaCATTGCATAATTCCTTGTATAAAATCAGAACCCTAGTTTGTCTAATTTctcttagttcatgaattatacTTGCAAGGTTAGTTAGATAGATTATCATGCTCCGAATTTTGAATGCCACACTCCTAGTacataaatgttgcattctcagttagTATGTCAGTATTTTGAGTTATTTAGTATTTAGTGCATTTTAAATTCATGATATTTAGTTAGGAGTAGACTTAgcaccgagttggactagggtttaacATACCCTCAAGGTCCCAAAATTGTGTGCCT comes from Solanum pennellii chromosome 1, SPENNV200 and encodes:
- the LOC107027363 gene encoding uncharacterized protein LOC107027363 produces the protein MAGARPLLNFAFYFVVVVAAITVTFSRSPKMQAMGAREMSLDIVEIDQKLIPVGAIITCLKRCYKKSDCSDGWLCRDCANDAFDQGGKHCDKFTASGQGYFAMLNRRQVNHAGYVFAV